A portion of the Ricinus communis isolate WT05 ecotype wild-type chromosome 10, ASM1957865v1, whole genome shotgun sequence genome contains these proteins:
- the LOC8277272 gene encoding ras-related protein RABA5a, translated as MDVYSEEEKTEDYLFKIVLIGDSAVGKSNLLARFARDEFYPNSKSTIGVEFQTQKMDINGKEVKAQIWDTAGQERFRAVTSAYYRGAVGALLVYDISRRQTFDSVGKWLNELHTHSDMNVVTILVGNKSDLKDAREVSTAEGKALAETQDLFFMETSALDSSNVTAAFQTVVREIYNILSRKVMSNEFNKQDAPLMGNGKTVVLQGDGSQEAIAEPRNGGGCC; from the exons ATGGATGTTTATTCTGAGGAGGAAAAAACTGAGGATTACCTCTttaaaattgttttaattGGCGATTCAGCTGTTGGCAAATCAAATTTGCTTGCTAGGTTTGCTAGAGATGAATTTTATCCCAATTCAAAATCAACTATAGGAGTAGAGTTTCAAACCCAAAAGATGGATATTAATGGCAAGGAAGTTAAAGCACAGATATGGGACACAGCAGGTCAAGAGCGGTTTAGGGCTGTTACCTCTGCATACTACAGAGGTGCGGTAGGAGCTCTCCTGGTCTATGACATAAGTAGGCGCCAGACGTTCGACAGTGTTGGCAAATGGCTTAATGAGCTTCACA CTCATTCTGACATGAACGTAGTAACAATACTTGTTGGCAACAAGTCCGATTTGAAGGATGCCAGAGAGGTATCCACAGCCGAAGGGAAGGCTCTGGCAGAGACACAGGATTTATTTTTCATGGAAACTTCAGCTCTTGATTCCTCCAACGTCACTGCTGCCTTTCAGACAGTTGTTAGAGAGATTTACAATATATTAAGCCGGAAAGTAATGTCTAATGAATTCAACAAACAGGATGCTCCCTTGATGGGAAATGGTAAGACGGTGGTTTTACAAGGAGATGGGAGCCAAGAAGCCATTGCAGAGCCTAGAAATGGAGGAGGATGTTGTTAA